The following are from one region of the Actinomycetes bacterium genome:
- a CDS encoding HAD family hydrolase — MPASAVQLVVTDLDGTLSDDQERVHPRSVDAVRALRAAGVPLLVATGRRPRTAAWVLDPAGLSGPAVLLDGALGQDLGDGRTFHQAGFDPAAAHRVLDAFAGAGLEPCLFVDRPGCELLVGPHPSTHPRHLARNRAWTAVVDLARAVDIEPVLTFTVVGAPAPALDEVARAVGNHGSSSVTPDLVYGGSTLQVRPAGVSKWSGVLAFCADQGLDPGRVLAVGDGTNDVELLEGAKIACAVAGGHPAALALADHVIGPPAAGGWAAVLDLV; from the coding sequence ATGCCCGCCAGTGCCGTCCAGCTCGTCGTCACCGACCTCGACGGCACCCTCTCCGACGACCAGGAGCGCGTCCATCCGCGCAGCGTCGATGCCGTGCGTGCGCTGCGGGCGGCCGGCGTCCCGCTGCTGGTTGCCACCGGCCGCCGGCCGCGCACCGCCGCCTGGGTGCTCGACCCGGCCGGTCTGAGCGGCCCGGCGGTCCTGCTCGACGGCGCCCTGGGCCAGGACCTCGGCGACGGGCGCACGTTCCATCAGGCCGGCTTCGACCCCGCCGCGGCACACCGGGTCCTCGACGCCTTCGCGGGCGCCGGGCTCGAGCCGTGCCTGTTCGTCGACCGGCCAGGCTGCGAGCTGCTGGTCGGTCCCCACCCGTCGACGCATCCGCGGCACCTGGCCCGCAACCGGGCCTGGACGGCAGTCGTCGACCTGGCCCGGGCGGTCGACATCGAGCCGGTCCTCACCTTCACGGTCGTGGGCGCGCCGGCGCCCGCCCTCGACGAGGTGGCGCGCGCGGTCGGGAACCACGGCAGCTCGAGCGTCACCCCCGACCTCGTCTACGGCGGGTCCACCCTGCAGGTGCGCCCGGCCGGGGTCAGCAAGTGGAGCGGGGTGCTCGCGTTCTGCGCCGACCAGGGGCTCGACCCCGGCCGGGTGCTGGCCGTGGGGGACGGCACCAACGACGTCGAGCTGCTCGAGGGGGCGAAGATCGCCTGCGCGGTCGCCGGCGGCCACCCTGCCGCCCTGGCCCTTGCCGACCACGTCATCGGCCCACCCGCGGCCGGGGGCTGGGCCGCCGTGCTCGACCTGGTGTAG